A window of Acropora muricata isolate sample 2 chromosome 6, ASM3666990v1, whole genome shotgun sequence genomic DNA:
AGGAGGGAGGTTCTCCTGGCAGGGTTGTGGGGGCGTCGATGGATGGGGCCCTACTTCCACAAGGCAGTGTGGCGGTGGCGCTGAGGCATGGACAGTGCTAGGTGATGAGTGTGGTACCATAGGTATCAGCTTGATGGATGGGTTAGCCGGGGTGTAGGCACGGAGGAAACGACGATTGCGTGACGTGAGGCGTCCGGAGCCATCTACCTTAACCCGGTACTGATCGTGGCCTGAGGATTCGACAACGATCCCGGATCTGTCCCATTTGTTGGGGCTGGTGCCCTGCTGGTTCTGAATAAATACTCTTTCGCCAAGGGCTAATAGCCGTAGTGGTGGCGAGTGTTCTTTGAGAGACTCAGTGGTGCGAGAGATCCGTGAACGAAGAGCGCCCTCCTTTGCAGCCCATGCTTGGCGCCAGAGTGGGCGTACATTGGGATTGGAGAACTTCTCCAGTAGGTTGACGAAGGAGAGTGTGTCTCTTAGGGGACGGCCAAAGACGATCTGCGCAGGGAAGATGTTGCAGTCGTGGTCGGGGGTGTTGCGTAGTTGCAGCATGGCACGAAGGAACCGGTCATGATCAAGGCTGCCGGTGGGGCTCGTATTGGAAATAAGAAGGCGCTTGTCTGACTTTATTGCCACCTCTGCTCTGCCATTAGACTGAGGGAAGTGGGCCGAGGACAAACGATGTCGTACTCCCCAGAACGGAAGAAAGCTTCTGTACAACCTGCACTGAATTCTGGGCCACCATCATTGGAAAGTTCTTCCGGTACACCAAACGTGGCGAAGAAGGAACGGAGGTGGCGAATGAGGCCGGCAGCGCCCGCGAGGGTTGTGCCTGCTGGGGATCCAAGAACCTCGACCCAGCCGGAAAGGCGATCACCCACCACGAGGTAATGGCGGCCGCCAAAGGTGAAGAAGTCGGCGAACACGGCTTCAAACAGGGTAGAGGGTGGCGTATCGGGGAGAGGAGGCGTGGCTGCCTGTGTGGGTGCATTTCTATTGCAGTCTGCAGATCCGTCTCTCGTGTTGCGGATATCTGTGGACATGCCTGGCCAGTAAACTATGGCTCGGGCACGCTGTGCCATCATGAAGGTTCCCTGGTGAGCTGCATGGAGGTGCTGTAGTACGCGGGAGAGGAGTGACGAGGGTACGATGACGTAGTCCTGATACAAGAGGACACCCTCCTGTGCATACACAGACTCACAGATGGGCCATAGAGGTGCAAGGGAGTGGTCATTGCGGGCAAGGCTGGGGTTCCCCTGTTCAATGAGCTTCAGGAGTGAACTCAAAGCGGTGTCTGAGGTCGTCTCGCGTCCGAGGAGGGACCATGAGATGGTGCGAACGTCCTGAATGTCTTGGCGGATGGAGGCCATCAGTGCTGATTTCACGAGGTCAGGAATGCTGGACACTCCAAGGAAGGTACCATGTACTGAGCAGGACGATGAAGGGTGCATGGCCGTTGCATCGGCGGCGTGGTTGGTTTTGCTAGGCAGGTCCTTGATGTCGAAGCGCCAGGGAAGGGTGCGCTGTTTGAGTCGGAAAAACCGTGAATTGTTATCTCGTCTAACGTACGGTCACCAAAGATTTTGACCAGCGGTTTCTGATCAGTTATTACAACAAGATTGTCGCAACCTTGGGTAAAGTAGCGGGTTTGTTCAAGGCCCAGGCGACAGCCAGGGCTTCACCTTCAATGGCCGCGTAGCGTTGTTCCGCAGGGGTCAGGAACCGTGAGCCGGCCAGGGCGATCCGCCATCCCCCAGGGCAGCAGTCGGGAACGCCAGAGGGGCAGCTGCAGTGTTGCTGGAGGAGGAAGTAGCTTATGCCACGCGTGGACCAGTCTGGCCGAAGACAGGTGCGTTTATGCATGTCAAAGATCTCCACACGCTCACGGATGGCACAAATGATGGCAATTTAGATAATCGAAAGGCCTCCTCCAATTGAGGAGACCATGCGAACTTGCATCGGGGACTGAGGAAGGGCTAGAATGGCTCCATGATGTCCCGTAACTGGGCGTAGTTTGCTACCTGGTTGACTAGGCCAAACCAGCTTCTGATATCCGTTGTGGAGGTCGGAGAGGGAAAGTCTCTGATTGCATCGAGGTATTTTGGAAGTGGCTCAATGGTGGAGTCTGATACTCTAAATCCCGCGAAATCGACGCTCCTCTCGGCGAACTGGAATTTGTCAGGATTTAGCACGATGCCGGCCTGGCCTATGCGTGTGAGGAAGTCAATTAATCTCCACCAGTGCTGCTCTAGGTCAGAGTCATAGTGTATGGTGTCATCGACGCAGCGTTCCTTGCACTCGAAGGTGGACAGGACAGCATCGAAGCGGCGGTTGTCACCATCTCCTGACGAGAGGAATCCTTGAGGCGCTCTTGTGTACCGCCATAGACCGAACGGAGTAACAAAAGTGGTCAAGTGGCGATCAAACTGACGCAGAGGTACGCTGTGGTAACCATTCCAAGCATCCGTGACTGTTTTCCACGTGCCTTTGGGGATACGACGTGCCAGGTGGAAGGGTGTCTCTGTGGTGAATGTCTCACGTCTGCAGAACTTGTTTAGCGGGGAGAGATCTACTGTGTGACGGGGGGAGCCATCATGCTTTCGTGTGATCACCATTCGGTGGCATCATGTCACGGGCTCGCCATATGGTACACGTTCTATGAAACCGAGAGCCTCGTCGCGGAGGAGGTCTTCGTACACGCGTCGCTGCCATTGTAGGGGCACTGGGGCCGGGGCTGGCATGCTTTTTGGGGTGGCAGTAGGTTCGACGTGAAACTCAATCCGTGGCCCCTCCATGCTGGGTAACCATGCTTGGTGCGGGCACATGTTAAATGTTGAGGAGGCGTATCTGTCAAGTAACCACGCTTTCATCCGTCCGTTGTTATCCGGAGTGCATGGGAAGGGCAGCTCGGAGGGGCGTGGTGGTGTAGCGTCACCATGAGTAGAGGGGCACGTGATGTCGTTGGGGTCAATTGTTGTGGTGCAGCCGTCATTAATGGACCGCACAGCGTTGACGGGTGGTAGCTTGCGGTTGGCATCTGCGGGGTCTGAGTCTCTGGTGTGGCATCCCTCCTTGGGTATGGGCGTCTTCTTGAGCGATGGAAAGTCCTTGGAAAGGACTCCAAGGTTGAGTAGCGAGTCGTACGATAAGTACATCGCGTGGACAGAGCTGCTGATGTAGACCATGGTGCGGCACGAGGTCACCTCACCGTTGTGGGGCTGCGTTGTGAGCTTGGCAAAGAATGCGCCCTCGATAGAAATGGGGGAGCGGTTGGCGGCGGACAGCCCAAAGCGAACGGGTCGTCGCGCGGGTCGGGGCGGGTCTTCGCGCGAGAACCCACACGCTCTGAAGTCTGTCATTGACCACAAGTCGGATTGTGCACCGGTGTCGGCGATTGCTGAGACCTCTGCGATAGTGTTCGAGGTGCGATTGGgcgttctatatatatatatctggtCCGGGCCGAGGTGTCAATGGAGATAGTGATTGGGACTCTGGAGTGGTCTCTGAGGCGCGCCCGTTTCCACTCGCCCCAAGTAAAGATGTGATCGTCGAGTGTCACTGGTGCGAATCTACCGACGCTACCTTGTCTAGCTTTGGCATGTTTGCCGCGACTCGCCGGCGGGCACTGCCAGAATGAGAGGATGCAACTTGGGATATCGGGTCTGATTCGACGGCCTGACTGGTGGGCGGGGGAGGCGGGGGACGCGGGGGCGTATGTGGTGCGCGTTTCCTGCGGCGGCGGACCCTAGAGCAATTGAGGCACACTGTATGGGGTTTAGTGTTCCAGCCCCGAGTTCCCTCCGTAAAAATCCTGAAGAGGCGTTGACAATCCGGGCATGCCGCTTGTTTGGCCTGGTCCGGTCGAGACGGGATCGCCGAAGGGGGCTCTTTCTGTGGCACCTGTTGGCGCTTTAAGGACGAGACAGCCGACAGGGTTGATGACGGGAGGGCGTTGCGTGCCATCTCCTTGTTTTCCACTAGAGCGATGACGTCATTTACTGAGGTCTGAAGAATGTCTGTGGTCCCAAGAACTTCAGGGTGGATGTCTGGGTCGGATATCCCATTGAGGTGGACATCTCGTATGACATGGTCTGTTTAGTCGACGTTTTTCCCACACTCACATACAGGTTTCTGCTTTCCCACGTAACCGTGCTGTAAATGCGTAGAACGGTTCGTCCTTTTCCTGAGGTAGTTGCAGTAGCTCTGTGCGTAGGACAACAGTTGCAACTGGGATTACTGCGAGAGAGCGCATGGCATCAAGCAGGTCTGGTAAAGTGGTGGACGCGGCATGTGGGTTGGCTTTGAGGAGGCTGTCACCAAGCTCATTTTCGGCACATTGAAACAACTGGGAGGGTGCGGATTCATCATCGATGCCCGATCCGGTATGAAAGACTTCCCAGCGGCGTGTGAACAAGTTCCATTCCTCTGTTGAGACGCCAATGTTTACTTTGGGCCGTTCAAGTTTCGGACCACGAGGGACGGGCGGTAGCAGAGGCCCAGTTGTGTGAGGCAATGTATACTGATGGGCCAAACCGTGGTTTTCCAGGAGAGCGATGGCGAGGGCCTCGGAGACGTCGTCGGTCTTGAAATCGCACGTTGGGATTGTGCAGGCGATGACTACCACGGTTACTTCATGAAGAAACAGCCTTCTCGATGTGCAAAGTTTCGTTTAATGCCAACGATGAAGTAACCATTCTACAATGACAGGAACGCAACAAATGACGAAAAGGTACAGGAAAACTTAGTTACAAAAACGAATACACTTACAGTAAGAAATATAGAGCAAGACCTTCAGACAGTTCGTAGTTCGAAATACCAACATGGCCGACTACTTTAGTCGAGCAAAACAGTCCCTGGTCAGCGGGACTACTTAGGAGAAGACCTGGTGCCGGGTTAACTAACGGGAAACTCTGCAGATACGACCACCAAACGGGGATATATTTTACGGACAATCTCCTGAATTGTATTTATTTGATGAATAATCCAAGATCATATCGTAAACTGCAGCAGATATAAGCAAAGCAACGCTAAATGGCATGCGTACACAGCTAACATTCCGATCATTCCATTACAAAATATTTGTACGAACTATACTAGCTGATAAATCAACAAATCAAGGAATCTTATTTAACATAAATAGTGAGACGCAAAGGTTAACTAATCATGAAAATCGCTAGAAATATTTTGGTGGCAAGGCAAAGCAATAAGTGTAATATAAAACTATCTTGAGTCCACGAGAACAGGCCAAACGTAAATAAATTACTAAATTAGGCCTGGAAAGCTAATAACGACTATTTaccaaggaaaaataaagagCTAACGTAACAACTTACATAACCGTCCCGCTTGTAGTGTAGCCCAACTAGAGTCCAAAAGCTAGACGGTACTATCTACTACAACTAGTCCGTGCTTAAGCAAAACCAACTGGAAACCGAGCTAAAGGGGCGGGACTATAAATGTAACACGTTTTTTACGACGTGAAAACGTCATTGTTCCTAAAACAATTGCGACTGATCAAAACTAATTAAATTAATATCTAACAATGTTCCGGAAAAGGCGTGTCAGCAGTAACATTTTTGGTACTTTAATTGCTTCACAACTACGGCGGCTTCCTCCTGACAAGAAGATATGGATCAAGATGCAAATCTCAAATATGGTGTATGAACAAATGATGCACTCAATAGGCAATATTCGTATTCCCCAACGGCCCTGGGATGAGTAGGTCTTAGAGCATGAATgtgaggctaatgcggggaaagtTGCCGCGAAATACAAGAAATTTATATGGAAAGTTATGGCCGGTTTAgcggaaaaggaaaaacaggtCAGAAATTGGAAGGTTCCAGAACTTAAAAATTTCCTGCAGGCTCGAGGGATATCTgcctgcaacaaaaaaaaagacgaacTGGTTGAGCTGAAGGAAAAAGCTAACGAAATCGGTTTAGAACTGACATTTGACCATGAGTCGCCCAGCGAAGTTGTAAACGCAAAGTTGGCGACAAACGATGGTACGATCCCGAATCCTTTAAATCTCCATTCCGACTGGAGCAACGATTTTTCAGATGCCCCTAACTTTTCCTGGGGAGATTTGTATTGCTATTTAATAAACAAGAAAGGATATGACCAAGAATCCCTCAAGGCGTACAAGTCTCTTGAAGGATACCGCTTACACTGGGATGGCCATGTGTACAATCTTGAAAGgaacaagaacatttattttgaACACCACATAATAAAATTCTCTGTTAGACCTACTGAACGAGAGAAAACACCATTAGGAAACAAGCCGACATACGATGGTTGGATAATCATACATAAGGATGGTGTTGTTCTCTCTGCACACTGCCCTTGCATTGGCGGGTAAGTACTACCAGTTTTCTTCGGGATTATACAAAAATTACGTAACAAAGTAACGAGATTTTCAATTCATTGATAAAAATTAACACTCCCTATCATTTCACAGCTCTGATGGGGCTTGCCGTCACATCGGGGCGGCACTCATCGAACTTGAAGACACTCTTCGACAAAATACAGTGGTCACTTGCACTGGCGAGAAATGTGcgtggaaaagaagaaagaggacaCACAATGAAGCCACTAATTTAGAAGACATGACCTTTACCAAACCTGAAATtggcaagaaaaagaaaaaggcagTGAAGCCTTCAACCAGGAATTATGATCCACGCCCCAAAAAAGCTGTAAACAATGAGAATCTAGTTCCACAGCTCAGAGCACTGCTTATTAATACAGTTCCTTCAGCAGTAGGTCTTCATATATTACCTGACCATGGATTGAATGAAGCAACCGAAGCCACTGACGAAATTACAGAACAAACTAGCACAAATGGTGTTCCTTTGACAGGTATTCATGGTAACCCATTTATCCAAGAACAGCCATTTACTTTAGACTGTATATCGCCTTTCAAAACTCACCCCCCAAGTGTTGATGAAATTATGCAAAAGGGACAGGGaataaagagaaaattgaacttcaaTGAAAGTGAGATTGActttattgaaaagaaaacaagacttCAAAGTCAACAATCTGACTGGTTTTTGTACCGGAACGATAGAATAACAGCATCTAAATGTAAACGAGTGGCAAGCCTTAAACCAACAACTTCCCCATCCAAAACAATCAAGGAATTATTGGTGAACAATACCCCCCAGTCCACTGCAATGCTGCAAGGGCTACAAAACGAAGATAACATTGCAGAAGCTTTTATTAACAAAATGGATACTGTGGAGGGGAAGAAGGGAGTCACTATCACAAAATGTGGTCTTTTTGTAAGCAAAACCCATGGGTTTTTAGGAGCAAGCCCAGATGGCATTATTACTGATCCAGAGGAAACCACCCCTGGTGTTGCTGAGTTTAAATATATACAAGTTAAGCCTGATGAAACTTTAACAGATGTCCTTTTAAGGCAACATATATGTTCAAAGGTGCAACACAACAATGCTGAAACCATTCAGCTAAACAAAAACCACAAATATTATTTCCAGTTGTACCAGCAAATGTTTGTAACTGGATATCACTGGGGAGTTTTCATTGCCCAGGGGACTGAAGGAGGCTTGTTTTATGAAAAAGTGACATTTACAGAGGCGTTCTGGTCTCCTATTCTTAATAAAGTGgaaaacttttttgacaaaTTCTTTGTCTATGAACTTGCTTACCCAAGAATTCAACTTGGACTTGAACGTTTTCACTACTAGAAACTCTGTAATTAccatttatgttattttatgCTTATTTATCATAGAAAAAtttagcctgttccaggctcccAGATAGTCGAGAATACGAAAAGAACTGCATGTGAAAAGCAAGTGGGGGCTTGGGTCGTGGCAAGGCACCTCGCCTCGCCTCGACCCCTCCCGCCTAGCCTCGACCCAAGCCCCCACTCACTTTTCGCATGCAGTTCTTTTCGTTTTCTGGACTATCTGAGAGCCTTGAGCCATCCAGTACTCAAGTGTATAATTCATGATAGGGTGTGGCAATCTAATGCAGAGGCATGGGGATGTGAGCATACCACTATATAACAGTGATGACTCACATGGCACTACATGTATTCTACAATACAAGAATGTTGCTTAGGGAAATTCTAAGGCACCAACAGGGCGCAAAAATCAGATTCACTGAGCTATCTGGGTTACCACATTTCTGTTAGGCAACAACCTTCATGTGTAACAATGCCATTAAtgtattttactttttcacCAGTGGTTTTAGTAAATTGCAAAGAGCAGCACACACAAATACAACCTGATTAGCCACTGCAGCTATACTAATAGGAATGACCCCTTGTAATAACCTGAATTTTTTCATTCGCTGGATAGCTCTCTCCACATGAATTCTTAGAGAAGCTATCCGTCTTGTTCTAGTACATGCTTTAGTTGACAACTGCTTTCCCTTGGCAAATGGGGGTATGTTTAAAGTTGCCTTTTTCTTGGTAATGAGGTCTCTCAAGTTAAATCCTCGATCAGCCATGGCATCATCCATGGGCTCTAACTGTTCTAGTAACCCTGACTTGATAGTTATTGCACGGTCAGATATTGCACCAGAGTAAAGGTCAGAGATAAAACTAAATGCTCCTGAAGGGGTAATTCCAACAAGTAGTTTGAATGTATTGTGGCTTTTGTAATCACTCCAAGTGACTTTTTGGGAAGAGGGAGCACTGGGTTTCTCAACCTTTATTTCTGTGCAATCAATAATAACACGTGTTCTTGGATACTTGGAAAAGCATTTTGGTAAATACTTTTTGATAAGCTGTTTAGATGGCCACCTTACAAGCACTTGTTTGAACACATGATATAATAAAGTTATCCACGTTGTAAAAATCTTTGAAACTGATGGCTGGGAAATGCAAAATATATGTGAAAtttgtttctgcaacaaacccAATCGAAGGCGAACCAGTACCATCACAAACTCAGCAAATAAAGGGAGCTGCCTCTTCCGGCCAGGTTTACCCTTGTCCGTGTTCtcctaaaaaaacaaacagaggTAATAACACTACAAATACatcaatgcttactaatgccGGTCGGTAAGGAAATGACATACAGGTATGCAGCCTGCAGAACCAACAATAAATTAAAAGTGTAGCGTTCACTGAATCGGGGAAAAAGAATATTCACAACACAGAAAACTGTTGATTATATTATTTATACCTGATATTTCTCCGTTCGTGTCTTGTTCTTTCCATCCCAGTACTTCATGCCATTTGCAATAGGTTTCCGGAAATTAAATAACATGAGAAGACATGAAAGTGAAGGCAAGCCAGTGTAAAACTTGACTGAATTATCGTCTCGTTGCACGTCTTCCATAAATAGTTCCCTTTTTAATTCATTTCGCTGCTCATGTAATTTAAAGTGAGCCTGCTCCATTTTGCTGACTTGATCAACCGTTAAATCTGTTTGGACAACTTCATCGTGATATAATAAATCGTCCTTAAACTTCGTAGGATTCACGCTGAGTTCTGATTGAGATTTTACAAGCAACAAATCGCGATCATCGATTTCATTATCCACAACACTTTCATTGTGACCTAACTCGGATGATGCAAACAACATCTCCTGATCACTGATTTGCTAACCCATTCTACCTTCATTGTGTTTCAACTGATTTTCTTGGTACAAAGTCGGTTCCCGGAGATTCAAACTAGCGCTTGCTTTCGATTGGCTAGGTCGAGGTCTGCTTTGCTTTTGAGTTGCGCTTCTCATAGAAGCATTCATCACGCCTTTCAATCGTCTCTCCTCCGGATCCTGGCGTTGCTTTACTTTTTTCGGCTGGAGGTGTTTAGGAAAATCAAATATAGTAGGAATAGGGTTTGCCTTAGTGGGCCCTAAGCCTCCTTCAAAGTGCTTAGAGCATATCCGAGTATGCCTTGTGACGCTTAAGCTTTCCAGTCGACATGCTACAATCCACCTTCGACGTCTCTCCCGCTCATTCATTCCAGGAGCGTATTGTAATTTTTCGTTATCTGGTGGAAAACAGTGGAAAGTAACATCTGAAAATTCAGGATATTTGTCCggttgctttttctttgcttcgCTGTTGGAACACTTGTACGCACAACAATGATGTTTGGGCATTTTCACGGAAAATCGCCACACAAACACGTTGTGTCCCTTTAActtttccccgcattagcctcacATTCATGCTCTACGACCTACTCGTCCCAGGGCCGTCGGGGAATACGAATATTGTCTATTGGTGGAGTTTCCCAATACCAAACGTACCCTTCTTACTGTGCAGAAACATCAGGTAACCCATTTCGTGATCCCAAGGCTCCATTTGGTCCCTTTTCATAGAACTAATAAAGGACACTAAAAATTGACTGGTTTCTTATCCTGCATATCTCTATCTCCATGTTATGGGAGACAAAGTGGGTATGTTTCTTATGCTCTTTGACATGATAAAGCTAAATAGCTCTATTTTATTTAGGTAAAAATAGTGTTGCATTGCCAAGGTGATGGCAGATTTCAAGCAGTGTTTAAAATCTTCTTTGTTATCTTTACAAGAGCAGGGTTATCATCACCTCAGTCTGGGTCATACTCTCTGTCCTTGAAGCTTAAAAATGtttgttaatattttaatattgctACAATTTATCTCacagggttaaaaaaaaaaattcaatggggAGTTTTCCAGGTTGATGTTTGTATGAtgttaagaatattttttttgttaaga
This region includes:
- the LOC136919828 gene encoding uncharacterized protein, coding for MKYWDGKNKTRTEKYQENTDKGKPGRKRQLPLFAEFVMVLVRLRLGLLQKQISHIFCISQPSVSKIFTTWITLLYHVFKQVLVRWPSKQLIKKYLPKCFSKYPRTRVIIDCTEIKVEKPSAPSSQKVTWSDYKSHNTFKLLVGITPSGAFSFISDLYSGAISDRAITIKSGLLEQLEPMDDAMADRGFNLRDLITKKKATLNIPPFAKGKQLSTKACTRTRRIASLRIHVERAIQRMKKFRLLQGVIPISIAAVANQVVFVCAALCNLLKPLVKK